Proteins encoded within one genomic window of Plasmodium cynomolgi strain B DNA, chromosome 11, whole genome shotgun sequence:
- a CDS encoding transcription factor with AP2 domain(s) (putative): MNSIILRLENFMLIEVDKGKVIHKSNNKSMLVRREFVHMNEKTNDCFSGCSPSGCLLHSTNNNAKIGGMYANEAIHGGIEGKALQYLLGMMEKGGQKRILAEEMMRKLGFPYHGVAKEVGVVPCSGATCPGAICSGAICSGAICSGGHSSAPFGVRSGFHSNVHNCVGGSQDDPTVQCAHGKGQAVDTCGSGDGLCKNQLMELIREVLIQHGAHINQSVELNSNDNGFSGGEGVNDGSHQDSRNDDEGSCSAAENDVSGVSEKLQPNSESDRANGANDQTPFDDSSASLQTEAKKQSRFSFIEEKARDRIDSDPDPGNVGKSNPSGSNPSGSNPNGSNPNGSNPNGSNPNGGNPNGSILNKENFFKLLKWYLSVKVAGGCDKSSICKSHVSGQSRLDSSKAVDDGKAAEDGKTVEDGKTVDYSKAVEDGRALHYGAFPCEHHERRKTCGSVLNRCATGNNNLGANNNLGANILKTQGALHRCSSFDGEEAGNGIATSLNRTCGLHPFKGWNDANQMHNCHEHKANVCIHANPSKCALMGMATQQVNHMNGLLTIERATCGGMPTCTSDNCNGSGHNYLCAERIKLSSILNEKNGKSNAISEPNAGENNDKGSNACGGELGKIIFNLIKSGEVSFDGLPYEKFLYESKVLEETNGSTAFRHPMGDNSNNEMCGGERHLHTTHGGVSNPSNCFCCVKNLVGGKGNVIDLCNHVAQELINKNDGQGVKEEDMREGQVQGQEENLRRMNGNQCSDGKLAYGSLVDSACGNCGNSGNCGNCGNCANCANCANCANCGSGLMPITANGSACTQQINNNSNNLWKLYHLYGLLEKGKNGTAADDKICNDMPNGLKKYLAKHDYLFCKGKVGNNPLLSYDNVATDNGCEQEGGSGNKMLSDNCSRLYEQELTLLNSQLFHSRRDNMQFASYMEEDSGLLPCFDKDDGGGGFGVGNGGCAVGNGGCAVGNGGCAVGNGGCAVGNGGCAVENGGCGVGSNPLIGNVVGGGPGSHFPGGGTVEEGMYKDTHRAYQNLFLNDEENHRNESTMLFHDGNHRTSKTNEDRMKHYLSSLYNSIIYKSGFYPTEGSNHNGAQSSGGSGNIRLNSSSHSHVNRCTDSRRSSNLCDYLTSFTYSNPNENCSDNVSHVDELGKFLLVRGEHSNSRDGSGGGSGRGGSARHALGRHSSGRHGHHRLGGGSASKGSSHNKSFAHLYEDVVTSLDHGKTKLCNKHMSNSMGLFNGRNNTDDDIILHGYLTRKRREEMTDHIQKKRALLKKIKNAENMTDEEINTSLLKLSADPTEFNFLKKIYIHGGEMEDMENDEVVEDEVVEDEIEDDTANGSRGGIALDDHRDHDLNGKKKIHMKGVYLSGRAAAGVNGNLVRSGRHKEFKGGNSVGCTVGGSGGSGGSGANHEDDENISSVDSTKLGMKDERGKNVNFFLNNYTVEYGRGRRNKMVNQNYMKNYELESRYYGRRESSTAGAGETGISGSGSGSGIGSNSAVGGGHGKAPPMGAEHRNGKLSGACYIGNGRSHSKDKAKLHMETTTTAPVGRGNNGGGKGGIGSRRINTKVRNNAVVDSNENYEYKMSASELKPQRGVYFDRSQKAWIGSWYEEGKQIKRRFKIKYYGWDEARNLATKARFAFENRTKHTKGAGKKGASAAAAATAAASANCGASNDVTSSGANNDGTEAVNADASGAYGRAGGKEEDVANLNNNGSNEDGANHGGSAHHFECGSYIDGTNRRIMSRRGGGTYLRTTNENNAVDSNSGPTNKRDGRRGGTTMHTGNANSGRGHKMGEENDPLNGKAAAAVAAAGAAAGAGDDDDDDVLSAENQKKVRTNNNPGESTVVQMGDGKKNEKGVPYADAIKYSDVEESTNKYEAGGREKYPFEQHHVDYEEFHSAYDKKRNLGNPKGDIRGGACKNEGTYDGYAGKYASEYKGVEIDLFSDWNEFHRAGGGVGGVGAVGGVGGVSGVSSVGGRYESGTRGDYPLSGMSSVNGMNDLGGGRGKARHLSQGSALRHYDDYCVKGGYPDGKPPNAEHTAEDNGVPKKKTKMSSTPPVSPEVGEKLTPMGISREIHTTMMTRMKTKKKT; this comes from the exons ATGAACAGTATAATATTAAGGCTAGAAAACTTTATGTTGATCGAAGTAGACAAGGGGAAGGTTATTCACAAGAGTAATAATAAGAGTATGCTCGTTCGTCGAGAGTTCGTTCATATGAATGAGAAGACCAACGACTGCTTCTCTGGTTGCTCTCCAAGCGGGTGTCTTTTGCACTCCACAAATAATAATGCCAAGATTGGTGGCATGTACGCTAATGAGGCCATCCATGGAGGTATAGAAGGCAAAGCACTACAGTACCTACTGGGCATGATGGAAAAGGGAGGTCAGAAAAGAATCCTCGCAGAGGAAATGATGCGAAAATTAGGTTTCCCTTATCATGGGGTGGCGAAGGAGGTTGGGGTGGTGCCCTGTTCTGGGGCAACCTGTCCCGGTGCAATCTGTTCCGGGGCAATCTGTTCCGGGGCAATCTGTTCCGGGGGGCACTCCTCTGCTCCTTTTGGCGTGCGAAGCGGTTTTCACAGCAATGTGCATAACTGCGTTGGGGGCAGTCAGGATGACCCCACTGTGCAATGTGCTCACGGGAAAGGTCAAGCTGTAGACACCTGTGGCAGTGGAGATGGCCTATGCAAGAACCAACTAATGGAATTAATACGGGAGGTTCTAATTCAGCATGGTGCACACATAAACCAGAGCGTGGAGCTCAACTCGAATGATAATGGTTTctcggggggggaaggagtgAACGATGGCAGTCACCAAGATAGTAGAAATGACGATGAGGGAAGCTGTAGTGCTGCAGAAAACGACGTCAGTGGGGTAAGTGAAAAATTGCAACCAAATAGTGAATCGGACAGGGCCAACGGTGCGAATGACCAAACCCCCTTCGATGATAGTTCAGCCTCGCTCCAAACAGAAGCGAAGAAGCAAAGCAGATTCAGTTTCATCGAAGAGAAAGCTCGCGATAGGATAGACTCCGATCCGGATCCAGGCAACGTGGGGAAAAGCAACCCAAGTGGAAGCAACCCAAGTGGAAGCAACCCGAATGGAAGTAACCCTAATGGAAGTAACCCTAATGGAAGTAACCCTAATGGAGGTAACCCTAATGGGAGCATACTAAACaaggagaatttttttaaattgttgaAATGGTATTTATCAGTTAAGGTCGCTGGTGGTTGTGATAAGTCTTCCATCTGCAAATCGCACGTGAGTGGACAGTCGCGTCT CGACAGCTCCAAAGCGGTGGACGACGGTAAAGCGGCGGAGGACGGCAAAACGGTGGAAGACGGCAAAACGGTGGACTACAGCAAAGCGGTGGAGGACGGAAGGGCGCTTCATTATGGGGCATTCCCCTGCGAGCATCACGAGAGGAGAAAGACCTGCGGGAGCGTCCTCAACAGGTGTGCAACGGGAAATAACAATCTCGGGGCAAATAACAACCTCGGGGCAAATATCCTCAAAACACAGGGTGCATTACATCGGTGCAGTTCCTTTGATGGGGAAGAGGCAGGCAATGGAATTGCCACCAGTCTTAACAGAACCTGTGGGCTGCACCCATTCAAAGGATGGAACGATGCAAATCAGATGCACAACTGCCATGAGCATAAAGCAAACGTTTGCATTCATGCTAACCCTTCGAAGTGTGCCCTCATGGGTATGGCCACTCAGCAAGTAAACCACATGAATGGTTTGTTGACCATAGAGAGAGCAACCTGCGGAGGGATGCCCACATGTACTTCTGACAACTGCAACGGGAGTGGCCATAACTACCTCTGCGCAGAGAGGATAAAGCTGTCAAGCATcttaaatgagaaaaatgggaaaagtaATGCCATTAGTGAACCCAATGCAGGGGAGAACAACGACAAGGGAAGTAATGCATGTGGAGGAGAAttaggaaaaattattttcaatttgatTAAATCAGGAGAAGTCAGCTTCGATGGTTTGccttatgaaaaatttttgtatgaatCGAAGGTGCTGGAAGAGACGAATGGCTCAACGGCGTTTAGACATCCCATGGGAGACAACAGCAATAATGAGATGTGTGGAGGTGAGCGCCATCTGCATACAACACATGGTGGGGTGAGTAATCCGTCTAACTGTTTCTGTTGTGTGAAGAACCTAGTGGGGGGAAAGGGTAACGTTATCGACCTGTGTAACCATGTGGCCCAAGAGTTGATCAATAAGAATGACGGACAGGGAGTTAAGGAGGAGGACATGAGAGAGGGACAGGTGCAGGGGCAGGAGGAGAACCTACGAAGGATGAACGGTAATCAGTGCTCGGATGGGAAGCTTGCATATGGCAGTTTGGTTGACTCAGCCTGCGGTAATTGCGGTAACAGCGGTAATTGCGGCAACTGCGGTAACTGCGCCAACTGCGCCAACTGCGCCAACTGCGCCAACTGCGGAAGTGGGTTAATGCCCATCACGGCGAACGGCTCAGCATGCACGCAACAGATCAACAACAATAGCAATAATCTGTGGAAGCTCTACCATCTGTATGGACTTttggagaaggggaagaacgGCACTGCTGCGGATGATAAAATTTGCAACGATATGCCAAACGGATTGAAAAAGTATTTAGCCAAGCATGACtaccttttttgcaaagggaAGGTTGGGAACAACCCCTTGCTCTCTTATGATAACGTGGCAACTGATAACGGGTGCGAACAGGAAGGAGGTAGTGGGAATAAAATGCTGAGCGATAACTGCAGCAGGTTGTATGAGCAAGAGTTGACTTTGCTGAACAGCCAACTCTTCCATTCCAGGAGGGACAACATGCAGTTCGCTTCCTACATGGAAGAAGACAGTGGATTATTGCCCTGCTTTGATAAGGACGACGGGGGTGGCGGATTCGGAGTCGGGAATGGCGGTTGCGCAGTGGGGAATGGCGGTTGCGCAGTGGGGAATGGCGGTTGCGCAGTGGGGAATGGCGGTTGCGCAGTGGGGAATGGCGGTTGCGCAGTCGAGAATGGCGGTTGCGGAGTGGGGAGCAACCCCCTTATTGGTAACGTAGTCGGTGGAGGGCCTGGGAGTCACTTCCCCGGAGGGGGGACAGTCGAGGAAGGAATGTATAAGGATACCCACAGGGCATACCAGAATCTCTTTTTAAATGACGAAGAGAATCACAGAAATGAATCGACCATGTTGTTTCATGATGGTAATCATAGGACAAGCAAAACGAATGAGGATAGAATGAAGCATTACCTTTCATCTCTGTATAACTCCATTATTTACAAGTCTGGGTTTTATCCGACTGAGGGTTCTAACCATAACGGTGCACAGAGCAGTGGAGGGAGTGGGAATATCCGTTTGAACAGCAGTAGCCATAGCCATGTGAATAGATGCACAGACTCCAGGAGAAGTAGCAACCTATGTGATTACCTGACTAGCTTTACCTACTCCAATCCGAATGAAAATTGCAGCGATAATGTGAGTCATGTGGATGAACTCGGAAAATTCCTTCTCGTGCGAGGAGAACATAGTAACAGTAGGGATGGTAGTGGGGGTGGTAGTGGCAGGGGTGGCAGTGCCCGCCATGCACTAGGTCGTCATAGTAGCGGTAGACATGGACACCATCGACTCGGAGGAGGAAGTGCTAGCAAAGGAAGCAGTCACAATAAAAGCTTCGCTCATTTATACGAAGATGTAGTAACTTCTCTTGATCATGGGAAAACCAAACTGTGCAATAAACACATGAGTAATTCTATGGGTCTCTTTAACGGAAGGAATAACACAGATGATGATATCATACTTCATGGTTACCTAACCAGAaagaggagagaagaaaTGACTGAtcatattcaaaaaaaaagggcactcttaaaaaaaataaaaaatgcagaaaatatgACCGATGAGGAAATAAATACAAGTCTGCTAAAATTATCAGCAGATCCAACagaattcaattttttaaaaaagatttatATCCATGGTGGGGAGATGGAAGATATGGAAAATGACGAGGTGGTGGAAGACGAAGTGGTCGAAGACGAGATAGAAGATGACACTGCTAATGGAAGTCGTGGTGGAATTGCTTTAGATGATCATCGGGACCATGATctaaatgggaagaaaaagatacaCATGAAGGGTGTGTATCTTAGTGGAAGAGCAGCCGCAGGGGTTAATGGAAATTTGGTAAGGTCGGGAAGGCACAAAGAGTTCAAGGGAGGAAACAGTGTCGGATGTACCGTTGGTGGAAGTGGAGGCAGTGGAGGCAGTGGAGCCAACCATGAAGACGATGAAAATATTAGCAGTGTCGACTCGACAAAACTGGGAATGAAAGACGaacgaggaaaaaatgtgaatttttttctgaataacTACACAGTGGAGTatggaaggggaaggagaaacaaaatggtgaatcaaaattatatgaagaatTACGAGTTGGAGAGTAGGTATTATGGAAGGAGGGAGTCTTCCACTGCCGGTGCGGGAGAAACAGGAATCAGTGGCAGCGGCAGTGGCAGTGGCATTGGCAGCAACAGCGCTGTTGGTGGCGGTCATGGAAAGGCACCGCCCATGGGTGCGGAGCATAGGAATGGAAAGCTCAGCGGTGCATGCTATATAGGCAATGGCAGAAGTCACAGCAAAGATAAAGCAAAATTACATATGGAGACGACAACGACTGCCCCTGTTGGTAGAGGAAACAATGGTGGTGGAAAAGGAGGGATCGGATCCAGGAGAATCAACACCAAGGTGAGGAACAACGCTGTTGTAGATTCGAATGAAAACTACGAATATAAAATGTCAGCATCTGAGTTGAAGCCACAGAGAGGAGTCTACTTCGACCGATCGCAAAAGGCATGGATAGGTAGTTGGTATGAGGAAGGGAAGCAAATTAAAAGGAGGTTCAAAATTAAATACTACGGTTGGGATGAAGCTCGTAATTTAGCCACGAAAGCCAGATTTGCCTTCGAAAATAGGACTAAGCATACAAAGGGCGCTGGGAAAAAGGGTGCCTCTGCTGCTGCGGCGGCGACTGCTGCAGCTTCAGCGAATTGCGGTGCGTCCAATGATGTTACTTCTAGCGGAGCGAACAACGATGGGACTGAGGCAGTCAATGCGGATGCCTCCGGGGCGTATGGACgcgcgggggggaaggaagaagatgTGGCGAATCTGAATAATAACGGGTCTAATGAAGATGGTGCGAACCATGGTGGAAGTGCTCACCATTTCGAATGCGGTAGCTACATAGACGGGACCAACAGACGAATCATGTCGAGAAGGGGTGGAGGCACGTACCTACGGACCACTAATGAAAATAACGCAGTGGACTCGAATAGCGGTCCTACCAACAAACGAGATGGGCGACGAGGAGGGACCACCATGCACACGGGGAATGCCAACAGTGGAAGGGGACATAAAATGGGAGAAGAAAACGATCCCTTGAATGGAAAGGCAGCCGCAGCAGTGGCAGCGGCAGGAGCGGCAGCGGGAGCTGGCGATGACGACGACGATGACGTTCTTTCAGCTGAGAATCAGAAAAAAGTAAGAACCAATAACAACCCAGGGGAGAGTACCGTAGTGCAAATGGGGGACGGTaaaaagaacgaaaaggGCGTCCCCTACGCAGATGCCATAAAGTATAGCGATGTAGAAGAATCCACAAACAAGTATGAAGCcgggggaagggaaaagtACCCTTTTGAGCAGCACCATGTGGATTATGAGGAGTTCCACTCCGCCTATGATAAGAAGCGGAACCTAGGGAACCCCAAAGGTGACATCCGTGGTGGAGCGTGCAAGAATGAAGGTACCTACGATGGTTATGCGGGGAAGTACGCGAGTGAGTACAAGGGAGTCGAGATTGACCTGTTCAGCGACTGGAATGAGTTTCACCGGGCGGgtggcggtgttggcggtgttggcgcTGTTGGCGGTGTAGGCGGTGTTAGCGGCGTTAGCTCCGTTGGCGGCAGGTATGAGAGCGGAACCAGGGGGGACTATCCCCTGAGCGGGATGAGCAGCGTCAACGGAATGAACGACCTGGGTGGAGGCAGAGGCAAGGCGAGGCACCTGTCCCAGGGCAGCGCCCTCCGGCACTACGACGATTATTGCGTAAAGGGGGGTTACCCCGATGGGAAGCCTCCCAACGCAGAGCACACAGCGGAGGATAATGgtgtaccaaaaaaaaaaacgaaaatgagcAGTACACCACCTGTGTCACCGGAGgtaggagaaaaattaacaccCATGGGAATCTCACGAGAAATCCACACGACGATGATGACCAGGatgaagacgaagaagaagacctGA